GGAGGGAGCTACGATCCGGGAGATTCGGTGACACTGTTGATGAAGGGTATATCAGTCGGCCTCAGCGGCAGCTTTGCCTTTTGAAATCGGAAGAGTGATTTCTTTCAGAAATTCGAGCCATTTATAGGCAGAGTCACGGGGAGTCGCAAAGTGAAAGCGGTAGAGAACTTTCTCATGATAAAATTCAAGCTTCTGCTGTTTAAATATACTCACCGCCTCTATCTCGCCCAGAGGAAAGATCATGGGCTCGCCCTTGAAGGGTACAAATTCGAGTCGGTCCTGCCAGAGTTGAAGGTCACCCTGACAAAGTGGCTTCAGAGGGACAAGTCCTATTCCGGTCAGTATGGTCAGATTTTCGTTTGATAACAGGGGCTTTTCGGGCCGGAGCAGAGTCCGATATTCACGGACCATCCGGACCGTCTGATCCTGCTGCCAGTGATTCCACTGAGAGAGACTTTGAAATGGAAAATTATCATCCGCAGGAAATTCTCCATATTCATCGATGCTAAAGGTCCAGTGGCAACTCTGGCATTCAACGGAGTTCCCCTCCGATTTTAAGGCATCCAGAGTATTGCACTTTGGACAGAGATAAGTAAACAGTTCCAGGGATTCCGCCCTTTTACTGCTTTCCAATAGAACAGGGTTTTCCTTCTGAAATTGAAAATCATCATGAAAGATTCCCGATTGAAGTCTCTCTCCCAGTTCCTCCACAGAAAGCTGTTTGATCTCTTCTTTAGTAAAGAGAATCTTTGCTTCCAGAATAATACGGCTCCGGCGGAGGTTTTTTGTCCAGACCCAGCGGGGTTGTGTCATATACCCCCCCTTGATGATGACTGCCAAAACAGGCACTTTCAGAAGCTTGATCAGTTTGGGTGTTGCCGGTATCAGGGGCTGGTTCAATCCATCCCAGCTGGTCTGCCCCTCGGGATAAACCGCCACGACACCGCCCTCTCTTATTTTTTTATGGATGATACGAACCGAATCCAGATCGGACATCCCCTTGGTTTTAGGTATCGTCTGGGTATGAAGCATAGCCCATCTGACAAAGGGGTGTCTGAAAACTGCATCATTGGCGACCCAGTGTATATGATGTTTCTGGTTGGAAGAGATGATGACAGGATCAAAATTGGTAACATGATTCCCAACAAGCAGGAAAGGAGGGTTCATGGTCTTCATGAGTTCCCAGTTTTCAAATTGAACATTCAGTCTTTTGTTAAAAAGGACTCTGCCGATGAAACAGCCGAAATGCCAGATAAACCAGCCGATGCCCCCCGGTTTGCCGTCTCGGATCTTCAGATCTTTCCTCATGTTGTACCCTCAGAATACTTTTTTGAACTGTATAACTAAAGCATATGGAAGGGTGATCCGGGTGGTCAAGGCAAATTCACGAATTAAGGGGCTATAATAAGAAATCTTAACAAACCAGTCTTTTCATGGTCCTGCTCTCCTTAACCACAAAATGATCTGATCAATCAGCTTTTTCCCGGAAGAGGGCCATCAACTCGGGCTGTTGCCTTTCGTAGCGGTCCAGAGCCTGGGTACCGGCAGGATTGATCCTGTAGAGTCCCCGGCTGACCCTGTCAAACCAGCCATAGTGATTCTGAGCCAGGATGGGCTGAACTTTATCGGGCCGGGCACTCCAGGATTTAAGCGCCCGGGGAGAGGAATCCCCTTTTTCACTTAACAAAAAAGCGATCCGGATGGCTTCCTGTTTATAGGCGCTGATCCTTTCTTCTGTAGTGGGAATACCGCCCTTATGGAATTCTCCATATCGGCCATCCACTTCTCTGAGAATAGCCGCCTGTTTACGCCGTCTCATTCTTTTTTCATAAGGCTGAGGGTGCAGAACAATTTCAACCTTGATCTTTGTCTTCATAAATCGGACAAGGATCAGTCCGACCTCCAGTTTTCTCAGCAGGTTTTTCAACCCTCGGGCCTTGGGAAGGTTTTTTTTTCCAGGAGGAAGAGGAACAGCGATATAGACAGAATCGCTGATATCCTTTCTCCGGGCGGCCTGAATGAGCAGATCCACAGAGACCCTGGTCTTCAATTCAACAATAACCATCTCGTCCTCTTTGAGAGCCACAAGGTCGCACTCATGGACCTCCCCCCCGATGGTGTATCCCTGATGCTGGAGGTATTGTTTCAGAGGATCGTAGAGATCCGATTCTTTAATTATCATCCCGTCTTTTCTTCTTCCTGCGGGTTGCCAGGCTTCCAAATCCACCCAGAATGGCCATATAGAACCCGAAGTCATACCAGAATCCGGTATTATAAACTTCATAAATCCTTATATTTTCGGTGAATATACTGACAATAAGAGACAGGGGTGCCATCCAGCCATGCCAGATACCCCAGAGGAAATTCGCAGGAGCAACAACATTGGCTCTACCGTCCCCGGGCAGACATCCAGTCAGAGTCATCATAATGATACCGAGAATACAGATCTGTCCTATTTTTTTCATTGAATCCCTCCCAATTTCCTGTTTATTATACAACACAAGACAATCTGATTTTTGTCGGAACAGGGACTCTTTTTCAAAACATTTCCAACTGCGCCGGCTTTTCATATCCAGACTTGCAGGCTCTGATGATTCATGCAAAATGCCCGACCTCCTGTAATAAAAATTCGATACTGAACCCTCTACTAGAATATCACGCCTGGTTTATGTGAAACAGTCTGACAAAATATTTACAGGGGACTGGATGTGACAGAGGCCTTTCAAGTAATATTAAGGGTATGGATAAATTATTGAACGGCGTCGTTGAATTCAGAAAAAAGGATTTTGAAGATCACAGAATCTTATTCCGGAATCTGAAGGAAGAGCAGAAACCCCACACCCTCTTTATCGGCTGTTGTGATTCCCGGATCGTCCCGGCCCTGATCACAAAAACCCTTCCAGGCGAGCTGTTTATCATCAGAAACATAGCCAATATGGTCCCCCCCTACCGCCTTGCTGATGAATATCTAGCCACCACATCGGCCATCGAGTATGCCGTTCAGGCTCTTGATGTTGAAAACATTGTAGTCTGCGGGCATAGCAAC
This Oceanispirochaeta sp. DNA region includes the following protein-coding sequences:
- a CDS encoding lysophospholipid acyltransferase family protein is translated as MRKDLKIRDGKPGGIGWFIWHFGCFIGRVLFNKRLNVQFENWELMKTMNPPFLLVGNHVTNFDPVIISSNQKHHIHWVANDAVFRHPFVRWAMLHTQTIPKTKGMSDLDSVRIIHKKIREGGVVAVYPEGQTSWDGLNQPLIPATPKLIKLLKVPVLAVIIKGGYMTQPRWVWTKNLRRSRIILEAKILFTKEEIKQLSVEELGERLQSGIFHDDFQFQKENPVLLESSKRAESLELFTYLCPKCNTLDALKSEGNSVECQSCHWTFSIDEYGEFPADDNFPFQSLSQWNHWQQDQTVRMVREYRTLLRPEKPLLSNENLTILTGIGLVPLKPLCQGDLQLWQDRLEFVPFKGEPMIFPLGEIEAVSIFKQQKLEFYHEKVLYRFHFATPRDSAYKWLEFLKEITLPISKGKAAAEAD
- a CDS encoding DUF2161 family putative PD-(D/E)XK-type phosphodiesterase, which translates into the protein MIIKESDLYDPLKQYLQHQGYTIGGEVHECDLVALKEDEMVIVELKTRVSVDLLIQAARRKDISDSVYIAVPLPPGKKNLPKARGLKNLLRKLEVGLILVRFMKTKIKVEIVLHPQPYEKRMRRRKQAAILREVDGRYGEFHKGGIPTTEERISAYKQEAIRIAFLLSEKGDSSPRALKSWSARPDKVQPILAQNHYGWFDRVSRGLYRINPAGTQALDRYERQQPELMALFREKAD